From the Amia ocellicauda isolate fAmiCal2 chromosome 21, fAmiCal2.hap1, whole genome shotgun sequence genome, one window contains:
- the arid4a gene encoding AT-rich interactive domain-containing protein 4A isoform X3: MKAADEPAYLTVGTDVSAKYRGAFCEAKIKTVKRLVKVKVVLKGDNTSQVVQDDQVKGPLRVGSTVEVKSPDGMSHEGVINKLTDASWYTVVFDDGDERTLRRTSLCLKGERHFAESETLDQLPLTNPEHFGTPVIGKKTNRGRRSSLPVAEDEKEEETSEEEDEDKRRLNDALLGKVACVQSGSDKTGWYIALVLSPSCNDDLAVKKDQCLVRSFADSKFYIVTRREVRELDMDGLAKPEYSAKNGHEEALLFLKTKRVPESWKMDMSEILDSSSSDEEDGEGRDSEEDEEKQVQPEEPEEEPDPEERDHFLQQLYKFMEDRGTPINKPPVLGYKDLNLFKLFRLVYHQGGCDNIESGAVWKQIYMDLGIPILNSAASYNVKTAYRKYLYGFEEYCRSACIQFRTIHHNEPKTPVKVEKKADAKEGKEHPEEAESPPGEVKGEEALEGGEEKPSPEENESGSDSEREEHKEMRYSRGRRKCTVTPVKAEGKDAVKLEKIKEEKGKESDRAEEGRKDRQEGDSPPGKRGPPKGKLERRSRQLDDSDKDSEEDDDDEEEEEEEEDEEEEEEQEDYEEDDEQEEEDEMERGRPRERYDEWVKADRIIWPVDKGGTKRKQKKKVKNKEEGEKEEKKEEEKQGKSKRGRPPLKSTPPNSSRSLSKTPSSDGRAGVKGARPCDASAQPNGVDGTPKRRTRRTSGMYESDRGSNDSGNSSEECEGDDPLDKKPEPADAPDTERCPGGGEEEEEEEEEEEEEEEEEEEEPEREDAQEQVQDSEGPCSPKERRDPPELEEASGRVKREPEPEVELVPSEPEKRVEHKEEEAVRKETERSPVKSKGRRSRSKEAVTDSPKPPPLNHAEAVAPCPPTPEKPEPLLVLEAPEEAEPELKDSDTDSATEEICREDKKPVKRKAAEQQSPEKKVRLEKEEQKSFSPEKREVDGGPREACPDCVPEESDVKTEMPALTLELDRQNKDAVEASVDSAEDESGLKAEDEQMPQIGPEALVCHEVDLDDLDEKEKLPGEDSADEKPLPPPQPPASADASLGSQQGFPVASPAAAPSPDESHSTKSESDVTIEVDSVAGESQEGLCESESANGFDASTSSSNCSISLQDRESKDRAGQKRAMDCNNSSSAKKQKRNQKRTSVVSKNEKNGAGHSSDSEDLPVMDNPSKCTPVKHSSLPRAPKLSRSPARVVSPNSKDGEKDKHREKHAFLSPRTYKWTFQLTELDTMSSAERIAFLQDKLQEIRKYYMSLKSEVASIDRRRKRLKKKEREVSHTTASTSSGSSDTGMSPSSASPSQNTVAVECR; the protein is encoded by the exons GTGGTGCTGAAGGGCGACAACACTTCTCAAGTGGTCCAGGATGACCAGGTTAAAGGACCTCTCAGG GTGGGGTCCACGGTGGAGGTGAAGAGCCCCGATGGCATGTCCCACGAAGGGGTCATCAACAAGTTGACCGATGCCAGCTGGTACACAGTAG TGTTTGATGACGGCGATGAGAGGACCCTCAGGAGAACCTCCCTGTGCCTAAAAGGCGAAAGACACTTTGCAGAGAGTGAG ACTTTGGACCAACTGCCACTAACAAACCCAGAGCACTTCGGCACCCCAGTCATTGGGAAGAAAACGAACCGAGGACGGCGATCTTCACTGCCTGT GGCTGAAgatgagaaggaggaggagaccAGTGAAGAAGAAGACGAGGACAAGAGGCGCCTCAACGACGCACTGTTGGGGAAGGTGGCCTGCGTCCAGAGCGGCTCTGATAAGACGGGCTGGTACATCGCCCTG GTCTTGTCTCCCAGCTGCAACGATGACTTGGCAGTGAAAAAGGACCAATGCTTAGTGCGATCTTTTGCAGATTCCAAATT CTACATCGTGACGAGACGAGAGGTGCGCGAGCTCGACATGGACGGCCTCGCGAAACCTGAGTACTCGGCAAAGAATG GCCACGAGGAAGCTTTGCTGTTCCTCAAAACCAAGCGCGTTCCCGAGAGCTGGAAGATGGACATGAGCGAGATCCTGGATTCGTCCAGCAGTGACGAGGAGGACGGGGAAGGGCGGGACAGTGAGGAGGACGAGGAGAAGCAGGTGCAACCGGAAGAG CCCGAGGAGGAGCCAGACCCCGAGGAGAGAGACCACTTCCTGCAGCAGCTCTACAAGTTCATGGAGGACAGAG GGACTCCGATTAACAAGCCCCCTGTTCTTGGGTACAAGGATCTGAACCTCTTCAAGCTTTTTAGGCTGGTGTACCACCAAGGAGGCTGTGACAAT ATCGAGAGTGGGGCCGTGTGGAAGCAGATCTATATGGACCTGGGCATTCCCATCCTGAACTCCGCCGCGTCCTACAATGTGAAGACGGCCTACAGGAA GTATCTCTACGGGTTTGAGGAGTACTGCCGCTCGGCCTGCATCCAGTTCCGGACCATCCATCACAACGAGCCCAAGACGCCGGTCAAAGTGGAGAAGAAGGCTGACGCGAAGGAGGGCAAGGAGCACCCGGAGGAGGCGGAGTCGCCACCGGGGGAGGTGAAGGGAGAGGAGGCGctggagggaggggaggagaaACCCTCGCCGGAGGAGAACGAGTCCGGCAGCGACAGCGAGAGGGAGGAGCACAAAGAGATGCGCTACTCCCGG gggaggaggaagtgcaCGGTCACGCCTGTCAAAGCGGAGGGCAAAGACGCCGTCAAGCTGGAGAAGATCAAAGAGGAGAAGGGCAAGGAGAGCGACCGAGCCGAGGAGGGGAGGAAGGACAGGCAGGAGGGCGACAGCCCCCCGGGCAAGAGGGGGCCCCCGAAAGGCAAGCTGGAGAGGAGGAGCCGGCAGCTGGATGACTCGGATAAAGACTCGGaggaggatgatgatgatgaggaggaggaggaggaggaggaagacgaggaggaggaggaggaacaaGAGGACTACGAGGAGGATGACgaacaggaggaggaggacgagatggagagagggagacccAGAGAAAG GTACGACGAGTGGGTGAAGGCCGACCGCATCATCTGGCCTGTGGACAAAGGAGGGACAAAGAGGAAGCAGAAGAAGAAAGTCAAG aacaaagaggagggcgagaaggaagagaagaaggaggaggagaaacaGGGCAAATCGAAACGTGGGCGCCCGCCCCTCAAGTCCACACCCCCCAACTCCTCCAGGAGCCTCTCCAAAACGCCCAGCAGTGACGGCCGGGCCGGCGTCAAGGGCGCACGCCCGTGCGACGCCTCTGCGCAGCCCAACGGGGTCGATG GAACTCCTAAGAGACGCACGCGGCGAACCTCCGGGATGTACGAATCTGACCGGGGCTCCAATG ATTCTGGGAACTCGTCGGAGGAGTGTGAGGGAGACGATCCTCTGGACAAGAAGCCGGAGCCGGCGGACGCCCCGGACACTGAGCGGtgccctggggggggggaggaggaggaggaggaggaggaagaagaagaagaagaagaggaggaggaggaggaggagccggAGAGGGAGGATGCACAGGAGCAAGTCCAGGACTCGGAGGGGCCCTGCAGCCCCAAGGAAAGACGAGATCCGCCTGAGCTAGAAGAGGCATCGGGGAGAGTGAAGAGAGAACCGGAGCCTGAAGTCGAGCTGGTCCCGTCAGAGCCGGAGAAACGTGTGGAGCacaaggaggaggaggcggtCCGGAAGGAGACCGAGAGATCCCCGGTGAAGTCCAAGGGCAGGCGGAGCAGATCGAAAGAAGCAGTCACTGACAGCCCCAAGCCCCCCCCCCTGAACCACGCCGAGGCCGTGGCCCCCTGCCCCCCGACGCCCGAGAAGCCGGAGCCCCTGCTTGTCCTGGAAGCCCCCGAGGAGGCCGAGCCCGAGCTGAAGGACTCGGACACGGACTCTGCCACCGAGGAGATCTGCAGGGAGGACAAGAAGCCGGTAAAGAGGAAAGCGGCCGAGCAGCAGTCGCCGGAGAAGAAGGTGCgcttggagaaggaggagcagaAGTCCTTCAGCCCcgagaagagagaagtggacGGCGGCCCCAGAGAGGCCTGTCCGGACTGCGTGCCAGAGGAGAGCGACGTGAAGACAGAGATGCCCGCCCTGACCCTGGAGCTCGACCGGCAGAACAAGGATGCGGTGGAAGCATCGGTGGATAGCGCGGAGGATGAGAGTGGGCTGAAAGCCGAGGACGAGCAGATGCCGCAGATTGGGCCCGAAGCCCTGGTCTGCCATGAGGTGGACCTGGATGACCTGGACGAAAAGGAGAAGCTCCCAGGAGAGGACTCGGCAGACGAGAAGCCCCTGCCGCCACCGCAGCCCCCCGCCTCGGCCGACGCCTCCTTGGGGTCCCAGCAGGGCTTCCCTGTGGCGTCCCCCGCGGCGGCGCCCAGCCCGGACGAGTCGCACAGTACCAAGAGCGAGAGTGACGTCACCATCGAGGTGGACAGCGTGGCGGGTGAGTCGCAGGAGGGCCTGTGCGAGAGTGAGTCGGCCAACGGCTTCGACGCCAGCACCAGCTCCAGCAACTGCAGCATCTCGCTTCAGGACAGAGAGAGCAAAGACAGGG CAGGGCAGAAGAGGGCGATGGACTGCAACAACAGTTCCTCTGCAAAGAAGCAGAAGCGCAACCAGAAACGCACGAGCGTGGTGTCCAAAAACGAGAAGAACGGTGCAG GCCACAGCAGCGACAGCGAGGACCTGCCCGTCATGGACAACCCCAGCAAGTGCACCCCGGTCAAGCACTCCAGCCTCCCCCGAGCCCCCAAGCTGTCCCGCTCCCCGGCCCGGGTGGTCTCCCCCAACAGCAAGGACGGCGAGAAGGACAAGCACAGGGAGAAGCACGCCTTCCTGTCCCCCCGCACATACAAGTGGACCTTCCAGCTCA CTGAACTGGACACCATGAGCAGCGCCGAGCGGATCGCCTTCCTCCAGGACAAGCTGCAGGAAATCAGGAAATACTACATGTCCCTCAAGTCAGAGGTGGCCTCCATCGACAGGAGGCGGAAGCGGTTAaaaaagaaggagagagaag TGTCCCACACCACCGCATCCACGTCCTCGGGGTCGTCCGACACGGGGATGAGCCCGTCCTCCGCCTCGCCCTCGCAGAACACCGTGGCGGTGGAGTGCAGGTGA